The following nucleotide sequence is from Mangifera indica cultivar Alphonso chromosome 1, CATAS_Mindica_2.1, whole genome shotgun sequence.
CTTtatgatgttgatgatgataaatatgcatataaaataGGCTACATGTACTGATATTTTTACGTTATCATCTTGTTTGTTTTCAGCCTTGAACATTCATTCAGGAAATGACAACACTGCCACCGCCGCCATCAATACCGCCGCCGTCAATAATAATGTTGTCAACATTAACGACAACAATAACCCGGCTGAGCAAAAACCACCATGTGTTGTACGCGAACAAGATCAATTCATGCCCATTGCTAACGTTGTACGCATCATGCGCCGTGCGCTCCCTCCACATGCCAAGATATCTGATGATGCCAAAGAGACCGTTCAAGAATGTGTTTCTGAATTCATTGGCTTCCTCACTGGAGAAGCAAATGAACGCTGCCATAATGAGTTGCGTAAGACCATCACCGCTGAGGACGTCATTTGGTCTTTGAAAAAGTTAGGTTTCGACAACTACGTTGGGCCTCTCACTCTGTACATGAAGCGTTATCGTCAGAATGAGAATCAACGTAATTCTGCACCCAAAGAGCCGAATGTGGGGCCTCAAGTAGCGGAGTATCGACAGATTGGGATGCCTGGGGTTAATGAGCCTGTGCCTGTCTATGACAACATGGTTCCCGGTCAAAGCTTTTTCGATCCTTACTCTGGATTGTACTACGGGGACTCATCTGGTTCAAGCTCTGGGGGTGGACTCAGTTCTCAGAATAACATGCCTGATTCTGATCCATCCGCTCACTTCAACTGATTGTAGCAAAAGTTGAGCAATGGGATTTTGAATAAAGAAGTTATATTTCCgttatttttacaataatctaTAGGGAGTGCATATGGCCTCCCTACTTTATGTCTTTTGAAACAGATGATATAAAAGTCGGTTTCTCTTGAACTTTTCTCTTTGTTCTgcttcaaaatatattttttagttagtTTGAATGAAGTGAGCCCATAATTAATTCCATATGTAAGCATTCAGGGACAGAACCACGCATTCACACTCGCTTCGGTTTCATGCTCAAACAACTTAAACTGAGATTTGgtcatttaaaaagaaaaaagaaaacacttaAAGTGAGATAGATGACTGTAGCCCATTAAGAAAGTCAAGGCCCTGTTCGTTCCTCTTCCTAAGACATGTATTCCTTTAACATTTTGTAAAGACTTAAATTTAAGACAGGCCGAATGTCTATTTTTCACCTTCTTTCTCCACTCTTGTTACTATTCTTAATAACAAACGATTTCagcatatttttcaaaaccttgCTGAAACCAGACCCACGACGATGCTGCCCTTGTGCTCCTACTTGAGAGTGTGCCTTTTGGTGCGACGTCCAATGAGCGAAACGGTGCTTGCAATTTGGCATGACCCTccttaaaaattgtaaaataagtTATAATGACGTTTATAATATTCACGAAAGATTTCTTTcgtatatcattttttattattgttaaactgtaaaaccataaatatatatatatatatatgtgtgtgtgtgtgtgtgtgtgtgtgtgtgtatgtgtgtgtatatatatatgacaatgaataacttgattcaaatttctaacaaaattaTACAGCTTCTCTAAAGTATATATCAACTAgttaatattagaatttttcttatatgggctaatattaataatatttgcgGTATAATAAAACTGGATAATTGAATAATCTAATATCAGTTTATAAATGGACTTAAATgattcataaaaataaactgaataaacttaaatgttatgatctTGGTGAACAATATAAGTGTGAGTCTTGAAGTTTATTGAACTTTGATGGGAGTTAATTAACCTATTATAAATTGGCTAAATTTCTACTTAAAAAGCTGATGCAAAATGTCTACAATATAGTTTATCCCATTGGAAGTTGTTATTAAGGAAGATTCCTAGAATAGAAGAATAAGTTATGTTGGGAGGTAATCTCGCCAACCTTACGGATTAGTTGCATGGCGATCTAGGTATTTCTAGAAACTTACAGtatttaatttcgttttttataatctatgcaTAGATTCTATGAATTATAATTGcatgattttatgtttgttcaTATGTATTAAATCTTACAAGTGATATCAGAGTGGTATGGGTGAGGTTATagaatctaaatttttcaaaattgtaatcaagataataaatcaaaaaaaaaaaaagaaatcagattaacaataatttatatctaattctAAATCATGTACTAGTCTTGATTTGACTGAAATCAAATATGAGTCTTATGGTGCCTTTTAAAGCCTAACATATACTCATCAATCTTTGACTCTTTTATGACTATCATAACTTGTTAGAGTCATACCACTTACAAAACGAGTATCTCCAATATTGTGAAATGTTTGACTAACATTAGTGACAAACTTCTTAACGCTTATGGTTTAATCTGATGGATGTACACACACTAATATGTTCAAATGATCCTTTATGGTTAATTACCTTCTCAGATCAAATCATTCGAATGAACGATATATGGGAATTTTGTCGTTGATGTTGTTAAaatca
It contains:
- the LOC123194876 gene encoding nuclear transcription factor Y subunit B-9-like, whose translation is MEREDGFNQFPNKLARTSSALNIHSGNDNTATAAINTAAVNNNVVNINDNNNPAEQKPPCVVREQDQFMPIANVVRIMRRALPPHAKISDDAKETVQECVSEFIGFLTGEANERCHNELRKTITAEDVIWSLKKLGFDNYVGPLTLYMKRYRQNENQRNSAPKEPNVGPQVAEYRQIGMPGVNEPVPVYDNMVPGQSFFDPYSGLYYGDSSGSSSGGGLSSQNNMPDSDPSAHFN